ATTTCTTTGTTTTCACTATCATTTAAATTTTCCTTGTTTACAACGAACAATATTAGTTCAGCATCTTCAATCATTTTAAAAGATTTTTCTATTCCTAAATTTTCAACAACATCATTCGTTTTTCTAATTCCTGCTGTATCAATTAAATTTAGACTTATATTTTCCAAATTTATTTCTCCAGTAACAATGTCTCTTGTTGTACCATGTATGTCAGTAACTATTGCCTTATCCTCATTTAGCAAAGCATTTAAAAGAGAAGATTTTCCAACATTAGTTTTACCAACTATCGCTGTTTTTATTCCATTAGCATTCTTGATAGCCATTTTAGACCTTTTTAATAATGCAGTTACTTCGTTGTTAATTAATCTTAGTGCAGTTGTTAAGTCTTCAACACTGCTTCCTTCGACATCATCATAATCAGGGTAATCAATTGATACTTGTATTCTTGAGATGATATCTAATAAGTTTGTTTTTAAATTTATAATGCTTTGATTGTGAACACCGGTCATATTGTTAACTCCGATTTTTAAAGCTAACTCATTTTTGGCGAAAATCAAATCATTTATTCCTTCAGCTTGAATTAAATCAATCTTATTATTTAAAAATGCCCTTTGACTAAATTCTCCTTTATTTGCCATTCTTGCACCATTCTTAATAATTAAATTAATTATTTTTTGTGTGTTCAAAATTCCCCCATGACAAGCGATTTCAACAACATGTTCACCAGTAAAACTTGCAGGCGCGACAAAACTAGTTAATACAACTTCATCAATTAACTCATTTTTATCATAAAGTTTTCTAACTCAAACATTTTTAGTTTCAGTAATTCTCTTTTTTAAAAGTTTATTAATTATATTAAAACTGTCATCACCACTAATTCTAATTAAAGAAATAGCTTGAGTTGAAATATTAGTAGTTGGAGCAACTATAGTTTGATTTATATTATTCATACTGCCTCCCTATTAGTAATAGTTTCTTTATTTATTATAAATTACTTTATTTATTATAAATTACTTTTAATTTAAATTTAGCATAACAATTAGATCAAAAAATGTTGGAAAATATTCTAGGAAGGAATTAAAAATATGGAATTTAAATTTTATGCACCCGTTGATTGTGATATTGTTGCTATTGATAAATGTTCAGATCCAGCATTTTCGCAAAAATTACTAGGTGATGGTCTTTTAATAAAACCGAAAAAAGGTAATTTCTCATTACCATTCGACGAAGCTGAATTAACAATGATTTTTGATACAAAACATGCGTATGGTTTAAAGATTAATGATATTGATGTATTAATTCATTGCGGTCTTGAAACTGTAAATCTCTTTGGAAAACCCTTTAAAATAGATTTACAAGTGAATTCAAGACTTTACCTTTTTGATGAACTTTTTGAAGTTGATTTAAAATATTTAAAGGAAAGAAAAATCTCTTCAGAAACCCCAATAGTATTTGATAAGAAAATAGAAATTAAAAATTTTAAAGAAGGTGCGTATAAAAAAGGCGACCTCGTATGTTTAATACAATATGAAGAAACAAAAAGTAAACAAAATGTTAGAGATTTTTTTAGTGGATCATCTAATAAATATCAAAAAATAGCCTCAGAAATTAATAAATATGTAGGTTCAAAGGAAAATTATAGCGATGTCTATAATTGTATGACTCGCTTAAGATTTTCGATAATTGATAAAAATAAAATTGATGAAAATAATTTAAAAAAATTGAGTATAGTTAAACAGATTGTTTGAAATGGAGATGAACTTCAAGTTGTAATTGGTCCAGATGTTTATAAAGTGAAAAATGAAGTTATCTTACAAAATGAATTTTCAAATTCAATAATGCTAACAAAAGAAAAAAAATCAGCAATGAAATCATTTATGTCAATGATTATGGCAATCATGGTAAAAATGATACCGGTTATGACTGGAACTGGTATAATTCAAGCTTTAATGGCAATTCTTGTAATAACTGGGGTTATGCCTTCAATAGTAACATCGCAGAACCCTGCAGAGGGTCAAATTTCGCTATTTGATCCACAGCTATCACCAATATGAGTTATGCTGTTTGTAATAGCTAGATCAGCAACTTATTTTACAGCAATTGTTCTAGCATATACTGCATCAGATTATTTTGGATTAAACCCTGTTTATGGTGTGACGGTAGGTATTATATTAGGTGCTCCAATAATTTTCTTTGATGGCGGGCAAAATGGAATAGGTCAAGAATTTATTTGATTACCGCTAAGTAAATTGGAGACTTCAAATGTTTCCTTTAATCGATTATCAGATATTTTTAGGTTGAATCCATTAGGTACAAAGGTGTTTGTTGTTTTACCGTGTATTTACTTTGCCTATAGAATAGATTCATGGGTAGTTAAATGAATACCTATAAGTTTGGAACTAATGTTTAGACCTTTTATAGTATTTTTAGTATCAGCAATAGTTGGATTTGTAATCTTTACACCATTATGAAATGCTTTTGAGGCTTTATTTGGGGCATTAATGTATTACGTTGGAAACGCACCTTTTGGTTTGGGTGTTGGAATATATGTTGGTATATGACAACTTTGTGTTATTTTTGGATTGCATGGTGCCCTTGGTGTGGCAATTAGGATCGAATTCTTAACTAATAATGGTTGATCATACTTAGGTATAGCTGGATCAATATCTGTATGATCACAAGTAGGTGCCTTAATTGGGGTTGCTTTAATAACAAGAAATCAAATATTAAAGAAACAAGCATATGGAATGATACCAATGGGTCTATTAGGTTTAACTGAACCAATTCTTTATGGAATAAATTTACCTAAAAAAAGACCACTTATTTGTGGTTGTGTAGCTGCCTTTTTTGCAGGAGCTTTCTTGAATTGGGTAAGCGTCTCTCAAAGATCACAAACAGGACTTGGTATTTTCGAATTAATTGGTTTCTTTACAGATCCTGTAATGGGTGGAACAGCTAAAATATCAGGACTAACTAATGGACTGCTTTATACTGTTGGTTGTTTAATTTCATTTGGTGGTGGTATTACATTAACAATGCTATTTTACAAAGAAAGAGAACATGAAAAAACTTTAGTGTTTAAAACAGCTTTAAAAATTAAAAAATTAATATTCAAAGACAATGAAATTGATAAAGAATTAAAAAATGAATTAAATAAGGAAATTTTAAGTTTTAAAAAAGTCTATTCTAAACAAGATTTGGAAATACTAAAAACACAAGAAAAAGTAATTCAAAAATATTTAGCAAAACTTTCTGAAATTGAAACTAAAACAAAAACAAAAGAAGAAAAAATTTCAAAACTTTATTTAAGAGGACAAAAATTAATTAAAAAAAATAATGATGTTCTCGCTGAAAAAATTCAAAGCAAAATCGAAGAATTACAAAAAATAAATTTTGATAATTTAGAGAATGAAAAAGATGCTTTATATAATAAAATAGATTTTAATGCTATCTCAAAAATTCAAAATGAAATAATGAATAAGCTTATCCCTAAAATAAAAATTTTAGAAGAAGAAAGAAATTTAAATTTAGAAGAATTTAAAGATGAGTTTAAAAATAATACAAATGCTCTTTTAAGTGCTTATAATTTATAAATATTAATTTCAAAAATAAAATCTACATTTAAAAATGTAGATTTTTTATATTAACCTAAGAGATTTAAACTAATTTAAGCTATATTTCCACCAATTAGTCCACCAAAAGTAATTAATATAATAGACATCACAAATAATATTGCTAATATAGGTCACATTAACTTCATAAACTTACTATAATCAATTCTAGCAATAGCAATTGCCGACATTATTATTCCAGAAGTAGGGGTAAATAAATTAACAAATCCATTTGCCATTGAAAAAGCAGTTATTGAACCACTTGTTAAAACTTCACTGTCTTTTGCAAGAACTCCACCAAGTAATGGGAATACAGCTCTAGCAAAACCTGAAGTTGATGGAATAAATATAGACAATGGAATAAATAGAATAAATAGTATTATTAGAATTCCTATTGAAGAATCAATTCCTCCAATAGAATTAGAAAGGCCTAAAACAACAAGTTGCTGAATTAAAGATACTTGAAGAGCTCAACCAATACCTCCAGCAACAGCAATAACTAAACAAACACCAAATAAATCTTTTGCTCCAACCATAAATTGATCAATAAATCCATCTTCACCTAGACAATTGACAAAACCTAAAACGATAGCAGAAATAAGGAATATTGCTGAAATTTCAATAAATCCGCCATTGCCAAATCCAGGAGTTTGACTAGTTAAGTAAGGAATGTGAGTATTCACTCATTCACCAAATTTATAAAATGGTCCTTCTCCTTCTTCAAAACCAAATATGCTATCTCACCCAACCATGTAAAATATCATAAGAATAAAAGTTAATCCAAATATAGCAAGTGTTAGTTTCTTTTTTCAATTCATTTCAATTTTTTCGGTTTGCTCACTTAAAAAGAATTTTTTGTCGTCTTCCATTGTTTTAAAAACAATTGATTTTTGAGGATTTAATTTTACTTTTCATGAATATCACATAACAAATACTACAGCTGTTGATGTCATTAAAAATCAACAAACAATTCTTCAAATCAATCCATCGCCAACAGAAGTTAAATTTTCTGGAGATAATCCACTATTTGCAGATTCAACAGCAACACCTATTGCAAAGGGATTGACAGTTGAATTCATTACCCCAACCCCTGCTCCTAATAGAACAATCATAAACCCTGTTAATTTGTCATAGCCAGCAACCATCATTAAAGGAATACATATTAAGTAAAATCCAAGTGATTCTTCAGCAAGGCCTTCAACACTACCAACAAGTGAAAAGAAAAACATTAAAGGAATTATTGCTCAAATTTCTTTTCCTTTAAGTCAACTAGTAATTTTTTGTGAAAAACCCTCTAAAGCCTTTGAACATATTACAATATTTAAAAATCCGCCAAGAACTACTAAAAAAATAATAATTTCAGCACCACTTGCAAAACCATAAATAGGAGCTAAAAAAAGATCAAAAACTCCTAATGCAACAATTGGTTTTTCTTCATTATTAATTTCAACAGTAGCGCCACTTCATTTTAAAATTCAACTAAGAAAAATGATACCTGCAATAATTAATAACAGTATTGTAAAAGCAGAAAACATTTTAAATTGTTTTTTGTTTTCTGAAGGCTTTCCATTTTTAGCCCTTTTAAAAGGGTTTTTTACTTTAAAATCCATTAAATAACCTCTTTCTAATTTGAGATAAAAAGATTATATAAAAAAAAGAACACTAAAAGGTGCTCTTAATTTTTAAAAATTTTATTTTTTAATTTTATTATGTCTTTTTTAATACTTAAATTTTCTTCAACAATAATATCAGGATTTATTTCTCCTTCTCATCCGTCAGTATAAGGATCTTTTTTAAACAGGTTCTCTTGAATTAAAAAAACTATAACATTAATAGCTAAGGAAACTGCAAGTATTATCAAGAACCACATACCAGAAAGTTGTAATTCTCAATTTCCGTCTGCTATGTTTTTAGGTTCTCAAATAAATGAGAATATTCCAAAGAAAATAAATATAGTCATAAAGAAAGAAGAAATTATTCCACAAACTAAAAATAATTTTGATTGCTCAACTTTTACTCTTTTTGTAAATCTATTAACAATTCCACCAATCATAACAACTAAAACCATTATAAACACTAAACAACTAGTACCAGATGAAAATCAATTTATGTAATCTGCGGGTTTATTTAGTAAATCCTCAATAGTTATGACATTTTCAGTGTTAATTTTAGAAGATAAACCATCTCAACCTTCTCTAGTTGTACAAATTCCAATAACAATTAAAAAAGAATAAGCAACTATAAAAATTAAAAATTGAATAACTCCTGCTTTCTTATAACTCAGTTCTCTATTTTTTGTATAAATAGTTTTATTGTTAGCATCAGAAGCCAAATCAACAATAGCAATATCAACAAATATATTTGAACCAAGCAAACAAATTGCCATCAATATAAGATTTGAAATAATTCTGGCAGCAGCACTATCATTACCACCAATCATTTTTTCAAATAACTTAACAATTGAACCATCTGGTGAACCTAAGAATAGTGAGAGTGCCATTAATACGTAGAATACAGCGACAAATATCATTCCTGCAAATAAAGCTTTTGGAACAACATCCTTGTGAGTAGCTGTTTTTTGTGAATTAGCTATGTAAACATAACCATCAAAAGCAAATAGGATTCCTCCAAATCCACCAAAGAATAAAATTGGAGATCATTGCTTATTTCCAGTTCCTCACATTGCGCTTGTTCCGCCGGTTTTATCAATTAAAATAAAACCAGCAACAAAAGCAATAACTAAAGGTAAAAATTTAATTAGTATTCCGATAACTTGAATTCTTCTATTTACAAATCTCTTGTATATAGAAAGAATTGTACAAGTAATAAAAATACTTATACCAACAATTAAATAAATAATTAATTGTTGATAAGGTGCTATTGGAACTCCAATAGCAAGTAGTAAGTAGTTTACTGCTCCAGCAACAAATACGCTTTGTGTACTTGGAATATAAACTCAACCATACATAATTGAGAAAAAAGAAGCAGTTTTTCTATTTATGAAAATCTTTGCTCAATTCCCCAGTGTCCCGTTTCCAAAGTGTTTTGTAGACGAAGATATTTCAATGAATACAACCATTGACATTATACAAATAACCCCAACAAAAGATCAAAGAATTAAAGCAATAATTGGATTATTTGTTTGACTTAATAATTCACTATTTTTCATGTAAATACCTGAACCAATAACAGTTCCAATCACCATGACAAATAGTGTTAAAAATTCAAACGTTTTAGTTTTCGTTTTTTTAGTTTTCATTTCTTTTTTCATTCCTTCTAAAAATGTAAGTTATTTTTAATTTTAAACTATTTTTTATTAATATTTCAAAGTATATAAAAAACACTCCTATGAGTGCTTGTTATTTTATGTATTCTTGATTATTGAAGTAAGGTTTTAAAATTTTTGGTAAAACTAATTTTTCACCATCTCAATAGTTTTCTAAGATAGCTGCTAATAAACGATCTATAGCAACTCCACTACCATTTAGTGTATGAACTAATTTAACTTCGCCATTAGAATCACGATATCTTGTTTGCATATTTCTAGCTTGAAAATCAGCACAGTTTGAGCAGCTTGAAATCTCGCGATATTTGTTTTGTTCTGGGAATCAAACTTCTAAGTCATATGTTTTTGTTGAGCTGAATCCAACATCACCTGTACATAGTTCTACTACTCTATAAGGTAATTCAAATAATTGAAGTACTGCTTCTGCGTCTTTAACCATTCCCTGTAATTCTAATTCACTTGTTTCTTGGTCAGTTATTTTAACTAATTCAACTTTGTTAAATTGATGTAATCTAATTAAACCTTTTGTATCCCTTCCAGCACTTCCTGCTTCTTGTCTAAAGCATTGTGAGTAAGTTGTGTAATGAATAGGTAATTGAGTCAATTCCAAAATTTCTCCTGCATGTAAATTAGTCAAAGGAACTTCACCTGTAGGAATTAAATATTGCTCATTTGTTGTTATGTAAGCATCTTCTTTAAATTTAGGTAATTGACCTGTTCCATACATTGCTTGTGGATTAACTAATAAAGGAACAGTAATTTCTTTATATCCTTTACTTGTGTGTAAATCCAATAATACAGTAGCAAGACTTCTAACTAGTTTTGCTCCTAACCCGGTATAAACAACAAATCTTGAACCGCTTAACTTTGGTCCAGCTTCAAAGTCAACTAATTTTAATTTATCAGCAATATCTCAATGAGCAGATTCATGAGATTTTATAAATTCGCTTCCTCATACTCTTATTTCAACATTATCATTTTCATCTTCTCCAAGTGGCATATTGTCATTAGGAATATTAGGAATATTTTGTAATTTATAAGTTAATTGTTCTTGCACATATTTTAATTTTTCATCGAATTTATCAATGTTTGTATTAATTAATGAAACTTCTTCTTTAATTTTGTTAGCTTCTTCAATTTTTTTATCACGCATTAATTCACCAACTTGTTTTGATAAATTATTCTTGTTTGCTTTTAAAGATTCTACATTTTTTAAAATAGTTTTTCTTTGAATGTTTAGTTCAACAGCCTCGTCAAGAATTACAGTATAATCTCCACTGCGTTTATTTAATTGCTCTTTAACTTTAATTAAATTACTTTCTATAAAATTTATATCTAACATATTCCCTCCAAGTCACATTTAGTGATTACTATATAAAATTATAATACAAATTAGTTTGTAAAAAATCTATTTATTATTGCATACTAAAGTATTAATATATTTATTTATCTTAAAATAATGTAAAATTTAAAATTGAATAGGAGAAATTGACATGGATTTACAAATTAGAGCAATAAGTCATAAACATAATGCAAAAATAGCAATTGTTGACATAAGCGAAAGCATGAGAGAAATTTGTGATTTGCAAGGAACAAATCCTTTTATTAGCGTGGCACTTTCTAAATTTGTTATTGGTAATACATTAATTTCTTTAGATAATAAAGAAATGGCAAAAATTAATACAAATTATATTACAAGCAATGGAGCTGCTAAGAAAATGATTGCAGAATTTCAAAATAATAAAATTAGAGCTTATGCTCAAGTAAAAGACTTTGAAATTGAAAACTATATTCCAAAAATAAGCAATAACCCAATTTATGCAACAGTTGGAACACAAGGGCAACTATTAAATAGTAGAGATATGG
This window of the Mesoplasma chauliocola genome carries:
- a CDS encoding YfcC family protein encodes the protein MDFKVKNPFKRAKNGKPSENKKQFKMFSAFTILLLIIAGIIFLSWILKWSGATVEINNEEKPIVALGVFDLFLAPIYGFASGAEIIIFLVVLGGFLNIVICSKALEGFSQKITSWLKGKEIWAIIPLMFFFSLVGSVEGLAEESLGFYLICIPLMMVAGYDKLTGFMIVLLGAGVGVMNSTVNPFAIGVAVESANSGLSPENLTSVGDGLIWRIVCWFLMTSTAVVFVMWYSWKVKLNPQKSIVFKTMEDDKKFFLSEQTEKIEMNWKKKLTLAIFGLTFILMIFYMVGWDSIFGFEEGEGPFYKFGEWVNTHIPYLTSQTPGFGNGGFIEISAIFLISAIVLGFVNCLGEDGFIDQFMVGAKDLFGVCLVIAVAGGIGWALQVSLIQQLVVLGLSNSIGGIDSSIGILIILFILFIPLSIFIPSTSGFARAVFPLLGGVLAKDSEVLTSGSITAFSMANGFVNLFTPTSGIIMSAIAIARIDYSKFMKLMWPILAILFVMSIILITFGGLIGGNIA
- a CDS encoding PTS glucose transporter subunit IIA — its product is MEFKFYAPVDCDIVAIDKCSDPAFSQKLLGDGLLIKPKKGNFSLPFDEAELTMIFDTKHAYGLKINDIDVLIHCGLETVNLFGKPFKIDLQVNSRLYLFDELFEVDLKYLKERKISSETPIVFDKKIEIKNFKEGAYKKGDLVCLIQYEETKSKQNVRDFFSGSSNKYQKIASEINKYVGSKENYSDVYNCMTRLRFSIIDKNKIDENNLKKLSIVKQIVWNGDELQVVIGPDVYKVKNEVILQNEFSNSIMLTKEKKSAMKSFMSMIMAIMVKMIPVMTGTGIIQALMAILVITGVMPSIVTSQNPAEGQISLFDPQLSPIWVMLFVIARSATYFTAIVLAYTASDYFGLNPVYGVTVGIILGAPIIFFDGGQNGIGQEFIWLPLSKLETSNVSFNRLSDIFRLNPLGTKVFVVLPCIYFAYRIDSWVVKWIPISLELMFRPFIVFLVSAIVGFVIFTPLWNAFEALFGALMYYVGNAPFGLGVGIYVGIWQLCVIFGLHGALGVAIRIEFLTNNGWSYLGIAGSISVWSQVGALIGVALITRNQILKKQAYGMIPMGLLGLTEPILYGINLPKKRPLICGCVAAFFAGAFLNWVSVSQRSQTGLGIFELIGFFTDPVMGGTAKISGLTNGLLYTVGCLISFGGGITLTMLFYKEREHEKTLVFKTALKIKKLIFKDNEIDKELKNELNKEILSFKKVYSKQDLEILKTQEKVIQKYLAKLSEIETKTKTKEEKISKLYLRGQKLIKKNNDVLAEKIQSKIEELQKINFDNLENEKDALYNKIDFNAISKIQNEIMNKLIPKIKILEEERNLNLEEFKDEFKNNTNALLSAYNL
- a CDS encoding APC family permease: MKKEMKTKKTKTKTFEFLTLFVMVIGTVIGSGIYMKNSELLSQTNNPIIALILWSFVGVICIMSMVVFIEISSSTKHFGNGTLGNWAKIFINRKTASFFSIMYGWVYIPSTQSVFVAGAVNYLLLAIGVPIAPYQQLIIYLIVGISIFITCTILSIYKRFVNRRIQVIGILIKFLPLVIAFVAGFILIDKTGGTSAMWGTGNKQWSPILFFGGFGGILFAFDGYVYIANSQKTATHKDVVPKALFAGMIFVAVFYVLMALSLFLGSPDGSIVKLFEKMIGGNDSAAARIISNLILMAICLLGSNIFVDIAIVDLASDANNKTIYTKNRELSYKKAGVIQFLIFIVAYSFLIVIGICTTREGWDGLSSKINTENVITIEDLLNKPADYINWFSSGTSCLVFIMVLVVMIGGIVNRFTKRVKVEQSKLFLVCGIISSFFMTIFIFFGIFSFIWEPKNIADGNWELQLSGMWFLIILAVSLAINVIVFLIQENLFKKDPYTDGWEGEINPDIIVEENLSIKKDIIKLKNKIFKN
- the serS gene encoding serine--tRNA ligase, which encodes MLDINFIESNLIKVKEQLNKRSGDYTVILDEAVELNIQRKTILKNVESLKANKNNLSKQVGELMRDKKIEEANKIKEEVSLINTNIDKFDEKLKYVQEQLTYKLQNIPNIPNDNMPLGEDENDNVEIRVWGSEFIKSHESAHWDIADKLKLVDFEAGPKLSGSRFVVYTGLGAKLVRSLATVLLDLHTSKGYKEITVPLLVNPQAMYGTGQLPKFKEDAYITTNEQYLIPTGEVPLTNLHAGEILELTQLPIHYTTYSQCFRQEAGSAGRDTKGLIRLHQFNKVELVKITDQETSELELQGMVKDAEAVLQLFELPYRVVELCTGDVGFSSTKTYDLEVWFPEQNKYREISSCSNCADFQARNMQTRYRDSNGEVKLVHTLNGSGVAIDRLLAAILENYWDGEKLVLPKILKPYFNNQEYIK
- the mnmE gene encoding tRNA uridine-5-carboxymethylaminomethyl(34) synthesis GTPase MnmE, which codes for MNNINQTIVAPTTNISTQAISLIRISGDDSFNIINKLLKKRITETKNVWVRKLYDKNELIDEVVLTSFVAPASFTGEHVVEIACHGGILNTQKIINLIIKNGARMANKGEFSQRAFLNNKIDLIQAEGINDLIFAKNELALKIGVNNMTGVHNQSIINLKTNLLDIISRIQVSIDYPDYDDVEGSSVEDLTTALRLINNEVTALLKRSKMAIKNANGIKTAIVGKTNVGKSSLLNALLNEDKAIVTDIHGTTRDIVTGEINLENISLNLIDTAGIRKTNDVVENLGIEKSFKMIEDAELILFVVNKENLNDSENKEIFLKIKNKKFILIFNKSELISNEEKIQLINEYENIVFTSAINNDIEMLLNMIERLYFNEEIMNNDSLILINLEQISLVEQIKNKLEQALNAIIFGVPIDIINVDLHQAWEFLNQLIGEQYEEEIIDNIFKKYCLGK